One part of the Anopheles coustani chromosome 2, idAnoCousDA_361_x.2, whole genome shotgun sequence genome encodes these proteins:
- the LOC131266578 gene encoding protein yellow, whose product MKYFIQSLICILLAVPFQTVVEAVKLKEKFKWREVSYAWPSEETKQEALRSGNYIVHNNLPLGLERWRDKLFITVPRWKSGVAASLTYVNVSDEISPDLRPYPSWEENQLPTDHHTMSDEDSKYLKNNASIISTFRVRADECDRLWVMDTGLADILGDAVQYAPPSLVLFDLYTDKLIRRHYFNSTLLKEDSFFANVIVDTERGDCDNAFAYIPDLGSYAVIVYSFAEDRSWRIKHNFFHFDPLAGDYNIGGVNFQWTDGVFGMAVGKRLNDGTRPVYFHAFSSTKEFMVSNAVLKNESYAQSPQAYYDYKLLGDRGPNSQSSAEFYDPETGVIFYTQVNKDGVGCWNTGMTLNTDTQGLVDSDSDALVFPNDLKVDTEGMLWVLSDRLPMFIFTSLDEGQYNYRILVGETREMIKGTPCDS is encoded by the exons ATGAAGTACTTTATCCAGAGCCTAATCTGCATTCTATTGGCGGTGCCGTTCCAAACAGTGGTCGAAGCTGTGaagttgaaagaaaaattcaaatggCGTGAAGTGTCGTACGCTTGGCCATCGGAGGAAACCAAACAGGAGGCCTTACGATCGGGAAACTATATCGTCCATAACAATTTACCGCTGGGACTGGAACGCTGGCGGGACAAGTTGTTCATTACTGTACCAAG ATGGAAATCAGGAGTGGCGGCCTCTCTGACATATGTCAACGTATCCGACGAAATTAGTCCAGATTTACGGCCATATCCAAGCTGGGAGGAAAATCAACTTCCGACTG ATCACCACACGATGTCAGATGAAGACTCGAAGTACCTCAAGAATAATGCTTCCATCATTTCGACGTTCCGAGTGCGGGCCGACGAATGCGATCGTCTATGGGTGATGGACACAGGGCTAGCTGATATTTTGGGAGATGCCGTCCAGTACGCTCCCCCATCTTTAGTGCTGTTCGATTTGTATACTGACAAACTCATACGGCGGCATTATTTCAATAGTACTTTGTTAAAAGAGGACTCATTttttgctaatgtg ATAGTGGACACCGAGCGTGGAGACTGTGACAATGCCTTCGCGTACATACCGGACCTTGGAAGCTATGCTGTGATCGTTTATtcgtttgccgaagaccgatCATGGCGCATTAAGCataatttctttcattttgatCCACTTGCCGGTGACTACAACATTGGTGGAGTAAACTTCCAGTGGACGGACGGAGTGTTCGGAATGGCAGTTGGCAAGCGATTGAACGATGGTACGAGGCCGGTCTATTTCCATGCTTTCTCTAGCACCAAGGAGTTTATGGTATCCAATGCAGTGCTGAAGAACGAATCTTACGCCCAAAGTCCTCAGGCGTACTACGACTATAAACTGCTCGGGGATCGTGGACCCAACTCACAGTCATCAGCTGAATTCTACGATCCGGAAACGGGTGTCATTTTCTACACCCAGGTTAACAAGGATGGTGTTGGATGCTGGAATACCGGCATGACGTTGAACACCGACACTCAGGGACTGGTCGATTCCGATAGCGATGCACTGGTGTTTCCCAACGATTTGAAGGTTGACACCGAGGGTATGCTATGGGTGCTGTCCGATCGATTGCCAATGTTCATCTTCACCAGCCTCGACGAAGGACAATACAACTATCGAATTTTGGTGGGTGAGACCCGTGAAATGATCAAGGGAACACCTTGTGATAGTTAA